The proteins below come from a single Malus sylvestris chromosome 3, drMalSylv7.2, whole genome shotgun sequence genomic window:
- the LOC126615895 gene encoding uncharacterized protein LOC126615895, producing the protein MEVVEVMVRRRINIMCLQETKWVGLKAKDLENSGFKLWYSGTNRTRNGVGIIVDKTLTQDVVDVKRVGDRIMAIKIVIGQELINVISAYAPQVGLDTSSKEKFWEDLGDLVQGIAQTEKLFIGGDLNGHVGRETGNYGGFHGGHGFGERNEDGEAILDFAMAYDLFLANTFFKKREEHVITYKSGSSKTQIDFLLMRKGDRITCKDCKVIPGESVANQHRLLVMDVHIKRVRKKNKTWKCPRTRWWNLKEEKQVIFKEKVITQCVWDREGEASQMWDFMASCIRKVAKEVLGESKGFATHQKESWWWNEEVKTKVKAKKECCKALYKDRTDENGERYRKAKQDAKKAVREAKLAAYDDMYKRLDTK; encoded by the coding sequence atggaagtagtggaagttatggtgaggagaaggataaatattatgtgcctacaagaaactaagtgggttggtcttaaggcaaaggatctagaaaactcagggtttaaactttggtactcgggcacaaatagaacgagaaacggtgttggcatcatcgtggacaagaccttgacacaagatgttgtagatgtcaagagggtaggagatagaatcatggcaatcaagattgtaataggacaagaacttatcaatgtgattagtgcgtacgcacctcaagtagggttggatacgagttcgaaggagaaattttgggaagaccttggagacttggtgcaaggaattgctcagacggaaaagttatttataggaggagatttaaatggacacgtgggcagggagacaggcaactatggaggttttcatggtggccatggttttggggagagaaacgaggatggggaagctatcttggattttgcaatggcatatgatctcttcttagccaacaccttctttaagaagagagaagaacatgtgatcacctacaagagtgggtcgtcaaaaacacaaatagattttcttctaatgaggaaaggggatcgtataacttgtaaggattgcaaagttatacccggagagagcgtggctaatcaacatcgcttgttggtgatggatgtacatatcaaaagagtgagaaaaaagaacaagacttggaagtgcccaaggactagatggtggaatctaaaagaagaaaaacaagtcattttcaaagagaaagtaatcacccagtgtgtgtgggatagagagggggaagctagccaaatgtgggatttcatggctagttgtatccgaaaagtagcaaaagaggtattaggagagtccaagggctttgccacacaccaaaaggaatcttggtggtggaatgaggaggtaaaaacaaaggtgaaggctaagaaggaatgttgtaaagccttatacaaggataggaccgatgaaaatggtgaaaggtatagaaaagcgaagcaagatgcgaagaaagctgtgagagaagctaagttagcggcttatgacgatatgtataagcgactagataccaaataa